From a single Apium graveolens cultivar Ventura chromosome 2, ASM990537v1, whole genome shotgun sequence genomic region:
- the LOC141695690 gene encoding uncharacterized protein LOC141695690, producing MTLEFGDPNLEGSKFPQVDPVIITPIIGNCPVMRVLLDNGASVDILFQDTFIRMGYNDSQLTPSDAPIYGFNHVECKVEGAIQLPVTIGEEPREAMQMLNFQVIKATSTYNAIIGRTGIHAFKVVPSTYHMVLKFPTRNGVREARGDQKMARSCYVAALRPDGTGDRYSP from the coding sequence ATGACACTTGAATTTGGTGACCCAAACCTTGAAGGTTCAAAATTTCCTCAGGTTGATCCTGTGATTATCACTCCGATAATTGGAAATTGTCCTGTTATGAGGGTCCTACTGGATAATGGAGCTTCTGTGGACATTCTGTTCCAGGATACATTTATAAGGATGGGCTATAATGACTCTCAGCTAACTCCATCTGACGCACCCATCTACGGGTTCAACCATGTGGAATGTAAAGTCGAGGGAGCAATACAACTTCCTGTAACTATCGGGGAAGAGCCTAGGGAGGCCATGCAGATGTTGAACTTTCAGGTTATCAAGGCAACCTctacttacaatgctatcataGGTAGGACAGGGATCCATGCTTTTAAGGTTGTGCCCTCAACCTACCATATGGTACTGAAGTTCCCAACTAGAAATGGTGTCAGAGAAGCAAggggagatcaaaagatggcccGCAGTTGCTATGTTGCAGCACTTAGGCCTGATGGAACAGGGGACAGATACTccccatag